A single window of Pungitius pungitius chromosome 20, fPunPun2.1, whole genome shotgun sequence DNA harbors:
- the mia3 gene encoding transport and Golgi organization protein 1 homolog isoform X2 translates to MAAKHFYRQGLLLLLFNFISTAALEKRFSDFKRCADQECSMLLCRGKAIRDFSGPDCRFLKVKKSETIYVYYKLSGRRADIWAGSVGSSFGYFPNNLLAVNHLYTDKEIEVPSEETDFVCFDTGFDKFDNYDIDLLLGSTVEENDGENNSTSEQSQSAEGEPEETEQEETEQEVTEQEETEQEETEPSADEATDSEKQTEHHDHSEYLDKVSEDHSASFRELEVATESPSTEEVQPEAAAAPGATERAEGENAGVFIPENGSERSETKDATTNSQVESVPEGDFPLEKEPVTVSEGVQIPQLKTTLGTTFDAVITEEKITKNVTPYEEEEEEEEGENVEKEEIVIAETPLLSFSEETKNTPAPPPTNAPAPPPTNAPAPPPTNAPAPPSTNAPAPPPTNAPAPPPTNAPAPPSTNAPAPPSTITPAPPPTNAPALPPTNAPAPPSTNAPAPPSTNAPAPPPTNNPELPSTTQDDKLEAAEEKNVWTSIGDAVFSVVTGGERTEKESSSEEEDEDEVEEAASTTPPSFEEENKALEEEQVPIESSEKPDKIEPLLFVHNNESDVGVIGHEDNGEETLKPTDGPISHHVEATAISVAPVSQEAQDPDIKTDEEKEVEEEMEEVSTESAGKDDDGSSVATEQRKDLDNKFGEIQTETNIEIAVTEAEEERLTEDSKSEDLVVEDDAKTLDDHLPNLMHDHLVTDSESNNNGQPESSVEGPEILKEHIMDEGKGEEEEEEQMEIQKEEEMEIQKEEEKEDLLEDENALSLSQSDHKDPEASPETAPPPVTTPEPEYSDSVMRLTLLRDHFTEESMEKLQNVLGLRNLFKVEAMFSDLDTEFQASRRSHTGDVEGALQAILEASETPIMDEIEKMLDGRSSINNFDQRAERSGPDVETELMDGFQEFAFSLREKYSTASDSVPLAEKPSETDHDEPKLQVEEEEVETPHTVEEDVLDSVPEAKRDDNATVADRGEMPAETKEDQVVLDEAHTGPDVSAEEDGGEHFNENIDDQPSFSASDELPEVPQATPDNPSDVGHGVEVEPSPPDSLDSMGPVSEIDEDEIGLFSTAMVYMGCIISTIKSKMAEWTIEVVSLLPEEWKPGETLFGCPWKAVLITALIGVVTFTLFLWRTVLAVKKREYLVDEKRLAEQIVVLKKEKIDALAKMSELQKQTEQMKENQKQSKETVSCTKKRMQDLESKVLEAKTLNEHIAEEKNNYAKLLKDERARSLHNGTRIEKLEKSNEKLQLSRKKIQEALAKTTVLLDEAKIREDARKVQHKSLEKDYSALKEENNTLKAATKSWEDKHKELSEQIKVFQKSQKELEDSVVLKDHNVEVLSELLSDLDACDLQKSDGKVLANGEVAPDKRSAIKNRIKQMMDVSRVQTTLTVVEEERDRFMTKLLTEEKTRKSLEEQHEELEHAIAALKSDKSHVENQLKILQQKNEIMVEMYQQKENALQQRLTKEELERRSKESQLSEVGGKAVEAEEQVKVLRQRINEMEGQMKKTEEVYKEQIKEQENKTHSNWVNARNAERALNQEKLEASKLREKLAVLTSQLNERRAPLFRPNSGQPAGPRQGDSYGPSPVSGGAPSPPIMIEGPRRPPSAPVGRRIDPYGQRPPSDPHGRYLESKHLSGMDMMGPRSSSPANMDASGPGSFLASPIRDSPGAMGQGPPLGPGPHEPFLPPGPHSRLPPPGPYRHPRPGLYPLPPNVPPNGHPGMPGPMGGEFGPRPANGHAFHPRPAPTHVLDPRGPPLPHFRPPMPHHFGPMPLQHGVRGPMGTRPPVPHDMRYPGTRDHNSPPMNLPPGVAPHGHGPPDSLHNSHSGPRQDPPQDPPMVKP, encoded by the exons ATGGCAGCAAAACACTTTTACCGACAGGGccttttgttacttttgtttaattttatttcaaCCGCAGCCTTGGAAAAAAGGTTCTCCGACTTTAAAAGATGCGCCGACCAGGAATGCAGCA TGCTCCTCTGTCGGGGAAAAGCTATCAGAGATTTCTCTGGGCCAGACTGTCGGTTCCTGAAGGTCAAAAAGTCAGAAACTATCTATGTATACTACAAACTGTCAGGCAGAAGGGCCGACATATGGGCCGGAAGT GTTGGAAGTAGCTTTGGCTATTTCCCAAACAACCTTCTTGCAGTTAACCACCTTTATACTGACAAAGAAATTGAAGTTCCATCAGAG GAAAcagattttgtttgtttcgACACTGGATTTGATAAGTTTGACAATTACGACATAGATCTCCTGTTAGGCTCGACCGTTGAGGAGAACGATGGAGAAAATAACTCAACATCTGAGCAAAGTCAATCGGCTGAAGGTGAGCCGGAAGAAACGGAGCAGGAAGAAACGGAGCAGGAAGTAACGGAGCAGGAAGAAACGGAGCAGGAAGAAACGGAGCCATCAGCGGACGAGGCGACTGACAGCGAAAAACAAACTGAGCATCATGATCACTCTGAGTACCTTGATAAAGTCTCAGAGGATCACAGTGCCTCTTTCCGTGAACTTGAAGTGGCAACTGAATCTCCATCCACGGAAGAAGTGCAGCCCGAAGCAGCAGCTGCACCTGGTGCTACTGAaagagctgaaggagaaaacgcAGGAGTTTTCATTCCTGAAAATGGGTCAGAAAGGAGTGAAACCAAAGATGCAACCACAAACTCTCAGGTAGAATCTGTGCCCGAAGGAGATTTTCCTTTAGAAAAGGAACCAGTCACGGTTTCTGAAGGTGTGCAAATCCCACAGTTAAAAACAACCCTGGGAACGACCTTTGATGCCGTCATCACCGAAGAAAAAATCACAAAGAATGTTACCCCgtacgaagaggaggaggaggaagaggagggtgaaaatgtggaaaaagaagAGATTGTTATTGCAGAAACTccattgttgtctttttctgAAGAGACCAAAAACactccagcacctcctcccacAAAcgctccagcacctcctcccacAAAcgctccagcacctcctcccacAAACGCTCCAGCACCTCCTTCCACAAAcgctccagcacctcctcccacAAAcgctccagcacctcctcccacAAACGCTCCAGCACCTCCTTCCACAAACGCTCCAGCACCTCCTTCCACAATTactccagcacctcctcccacAAACGCTCCAGCACTTCCTCCCACAAACGCTCCAGCACCTCCTTCCACAAACGCTCCAGCACCTCCTTCCACAAAcgctccagcacctcctcccacAAACAATCCAGAACTTCCTTCCACTACTCAGGATGACAAACtggaggctgcagaggagaagaacGTGTGGACTTCCATTGGAGATGCTGTTTTTTCAGTCGTCACCGGGGGAGAGAGGACAGAAAAAGAGTCAagttcagaggaggaggacgaggatgaggTTGAAGAAGCTGCTTCAACAACCCCTCCGAGTTTTGAGGAAGAGAATAAAGCCCTAGAAGAAGAGCAAGTACCAATAGAATCGTCAGAAAAGCCTGACAAGATAGAGCCACTGTTGTTTGTTCACAACAATGAGAGTGATGTCGGAGTGATCGGACATGAAGACAACGGGGAGGAAACTCTGAAACCAACTGACGGGCCGATAAGCCATCACGTAGAAGCAACTGCAATATCAGTGGCTCCGGTATCACAAGAGGCTCAAGACCCAGATATTaaaacagatgaagaaaaagaagtggaggaggaaatggaggaGGTGTCCACAGAGTCGGCGGGTAAGGACGATGATGGCAGTAGCGTTGCGACGGAGCAAAGGAAGGATTTGGACAACAAATTTGGCGAAATCCAAACGGAGACAAATATAGAAATAGCTGTAACTGAAGCGGAGGAAGAGCGACTCACCGAGGACAGCAAGTCAGAGGATTTAGTTGTGGAAGATGATGCAAAGACGCTAGATGACCACCTACCGAATCTTATGCATGACCACTTAGTGACCGATTCAGAGAGTAATAATAACGGTCAACCAGAATCATCTGTAGAAGGACCGGAGATTCTCAAGGAACATATTATGGACGAAGGGAaaggcgaagaagaagaagaggagcagatggagatacagaaagaggaggagatggagatccagaaagaggaggagaaagaagattTACTTGAAGATGAAAATGCACTTTCTCTCTCACAATCTGACCATAAAGACCCCGAAGCCTCACCTGAAACGGCTCCGCCCCCTGTGACCACCCCAGAGCCGGAGTACAGCGACAGCGTGATGAGACTGACTCTGCTTCGAGACCACTTCACGGAGGAGAGCATGGAGAAGCTCCAAAATGTTCTGGGCCTCAGGAATCTCTTCAAAGTGGAGGCCATGTTCTCCGACCTGGACACGGAGTTTCAGGCCTCCCGTCGCTCACACACAGGCGACGTTGAAGGTGCGCTCCAGGCCATCCTGGAGGCCTCGGAAACCCCCATCATGGACGAGATCGAGAAGATGCTGGACGGCCGGAGCTCGATAAACAATTTTGACCAGCGTGCAGAACGAAGCGGTCCGGACGTCGAGACGGAGCTAATGGACGGCTTCCAGGAGTTTGCGTTCAGCCTCCGAGAGAAGTATTCCACAGCCAGCGACAGCGTGCCTTTGGCAGAGAAACCCTCCGAGACAGACCACG ACGAGCCCAAATTgcaagtagaagaagaagaagtagaaacGCCGCACACTGTTGAAGAAGACGTGCTCGACAGTGTCCCAGAGGCGAAGAGGGACGACAACGCCACAGTAGCCGATCGTGGTGAAATGCCGGCGGAGACGAAAGAAGACCAGGTGGTGTTGGACGAGGCGCACACCGGACCGGATGTCAGCGCGGAGGAGGATGGCGGCGAACACTTTAATGAAAACATAGACGACCAGCCGAGCTTTAGTGCTTCAGATGAGCTGCCCGAAGTCCCTCAAGCAACCCCGGATAATCCCTCAGACGTGGGCCATGGTGTCGAGGTTGAGCCCTCGCCCCCGG ATTCATTGGACTCCATGGGACCGGTGTCTGAAATTGACGAGGACGAAATTGGATTATTTTCAACTGCTATGGTTTACATGGGCTGCATCATTTCGACGATCAAGAGTAAAATGGCAGAGTGGACCATTGAG GTGGTTTCATTGCTGCCAGAAGAGTGGAAGCCAGGGGAGACCTTGTTCGGTTGTCCTTGGAAAGCTGTGCTCATCACTGCTTTGATTGGAGTAGTGACCTTCACCCTCTTCTTGTGGAGGACCGTGTTGGCG gtaaaaaagagagaatatCTCG TGGATGAAAAAAGGCTAGCAGAGCAAATTGTGGTactcaaaaaggagaaaatcgACGCTCTCGCCAAAATGTCTGAACTTCAAAAACAG actgaacaaatgaaagaaaatcaaaaacaGTCCAAGGAAACAGTTAGTTGTACGAAGAAAAGGATGCAAGACCTAGAG AGTAAAGTTTTGGAGGCAAAAACCCTGAATGAACACATagctgaggaaaaaaataattatgcaaAACTCCTCAAAGACGAGAGAGCAAGGTCTCTGCACAATGGCACCAGG ATTGAGAAATTGGAGAAGTCAAACGAGAAGCTACAGCTCAGCAGGAAAAAGATTCAGGAGGCTCTCGCAAAG ACGACCGTTCTCCTGGACGAGGCCAAGATTCGCGAAGATGCCCGAAAAGTGCAGCACAAATCTCTTGAGAAAGATTATTCAgcactaaaagaagaaaataacacG CTTAAGGCTGCCACGAAGAGCTGGGAGGACAAACACAAGGAGCTGAGCGAGCAGATTAAAGTCTTTCAAAAGTCGCAGAAAGAGCTGGAGGACTCTGTGGTGCTCAAAGATCACAACGTGGAG GTGCTGTCTGAACTTCTGTCAGACCTGGACGCTTGTGATCTGCAAAAAAGCGACGGCAAAGTTTTAGCCAATGGCGAAGTAGCTCCTG ACAAGCGATCCGCCATAAAGAACCGgatcaaacaaatgatggatGTATCTCGG GTCCAGACCACACTCaccgtggtggaggaggagcgcgaTCGCTTCATGACCAAACTGCTGACCGAAGAGAAGACCCGAAAGTCCCTGGAAG AGCAACACGAGGAGCTGGAGCACGCGATCGCAGCGCTGAAGAGCGACAAGAGCCACGTGGAAAACCAGTTGAAGATCCTGCAGCAGAAAAACGAGATCATGGTTGAAATGTATCAGCAGAAGGAAAACGCTTTGCAGCA GAGATTAACGAAGGAAGAGCTGGAGCGACGCAGCAAGGAGAGTCAGCTGTCCGAGGTGGGAGGAAAAGCTGTGGAGGCCGAGGAGCAGGTCAAGGTCTTAAGGCAGCGCATTAATGAAATGGAGGggcagatgaagaagactgaGGAAGTCTATAAAGAGCAG ataaaagaacaggaaaacaaaactcACTCAAACTGG GTTAATGCTCGTAATGCAGAGCGAGCTCTGAACCAAGAGAAGCTCGAGGCGTCCAAGCTCCGTGAAAA ACTGGCTGTACTCACCTCCCAGCTCAATGAGCGCCGCGCTCCCCTCTTCAGACCCAACTCCGGACAGCCTGCCGGCCCCCGCCAAG GTGACTCGTACGGGCCCTCTCCTGTGAGTGGGGGCGCCCCATCCCCTCCGATAATGATAGAGGGTCCCAGGCGCCCCCCTTCTGCTCCGGTGGGGCGAAGAATTGACCCGTACG GTCAGCGACCTCCATCGGACCCACACGGCCGCTACCTTGAGAGCAAACACCTCTCTGGGATGG ACATGATGGGCCCCCGAAGCTCGTCCCCTGCCAACATGGATGCATCG GGACCTGGATCCTTCCTAGCGTCTCCGATCAGGGACTCGCCGGGCGCCATGGGCCAAGGACCCCCCCTCGGCCCTGGACCCCATGAGCCGTTCCTCCCTCCTGGGCCGCACAGCCGCCTGCCCCCTCCTGGGCCTTACAGACATCCACGACCGGGCCTCTACCCCCTTCCACCAAACGTACCTCCTAATGGACACCCAGGCATGCCTGGACCAATGGGAGGAGAGTTTGGACCTCGCCCCGCCAACGGACATGCATTCCACCCCCGGCCGGCGCCCACACATGTGCTCGACCCTCGGGGTCCACCGCTGCCACACTTCCGTCCCCCGATGCCTCACCACTTCGGGCCGATGCCTCTGCAGCATG GCGTCCGTGGACCTATGGGAACTCGTCCACCCGTGCCCCATGACATGCGCTACCCAGGAACACGTGACCACAACAGCCCACCGATGAACCTGCCTCCAGGCGTCGCTCCCCACGGTCACGGCCCACCGGACTCCCTCCACAACTCGCACAGCGGCCCCAGACAAGACCCCCCTCAGGACCCCCCAATGGTCAAGCCTTAA